The segment tttttattaccattaatttatataattttatattatatattctaaataattttttaaaaacatatttaaaaataatcacagagggttttaccaacggaatatATCCATCGACATTTGATAGTAGCTGCCACAGTCACCGATGACTTTACAGACGAATATATTTGGTCGGTATTTCACACTCACCGACAAATTTACCGACGAACTTAATCCATCGGTATTTGACAGTTGCTGCCACAATGACCAACAAATGCACAGACGAATATCTTCGGTCGGcattttaaacactcaccgaTAATTTTACCTATGGTATGTATCCGTCGGTATGTCACACTATCACCGACGAGATAAATCCGTCTGTATATTTCAAGcgagaaacttttttttggcgcccaatttccgtctgtaaaaccatcgacaaatgtttttttgttttgccgaCCGATATAGCGATGGACGGTGGTATTACCGACGAACAGAAAGCCGACGGACGTATTCTTTCGGTGAAGACGTCGGTAATGAACTCTTAATCacataccgacggaatattttcgtcggtaaaactgtgaaatcttgtagtgttttgctcaaattcctaaaaagtataaacattaaaaaaacaacatgaatataaaccatatatattagtgataaatctaattttaaaaaattaatatcactgttaatgaaaatagtaataataattttcaatattattattaatatcattgttattgaaaatagtaatgaaaaagagctttttatacttgggtgttttaattaattaaattgaactaggttcaatttgattcaatggctttttaagaccggaacggaacatgtggaatgaaaccggaaTATTCCGACTgaaatttagccgaaaaatccggaatggatcaagatttaaaatgagatgaaaattgttctgttttattctattttttgaattggtatgaaatGTTTCGGCCATTTCGAGTGAAACAAAACGAAATTAACAACCGAGAATTCAAATAATTACAGTTATTGACATGAAATTGATTTGATGTTacaataatacaaattaaataaatgtataTACAAATGAAACAATTAGTTAACAACATGGAAACAAAAATTATGTACATAAGATATGCAGAAAGGGAGATCTAGAGCATCATCATTATGATGAGGTAGTGTTCAAAATATCAACGTGAAAGATGCGAGCGCATTGATAAAATGAGCAGAACACTTCCATGGCCATTAAGAGAAAGAGCAAAATGGCGGCCAACATGGTGAGATATTGCCATGAAGAGAACACAGACCGCTTCATGAATCTTTTCATCCTTACCATCCATAGGCTATCATAATACTTGTTCACGTCTTCAATCACCTTATCTAAGAATGGAGCTTTCGTCAATCTAATGCACTTGCAGTTGCTCATCCCATTCAGCATATTGGCCACTTCTTCATCACTCTTCAAACGGTTCAAAATAATGCCGCTTTCTCTAAGCAATCTTGCATCCTCCTCCGTGTCGACGATCCCATTCATCAGTTCTATGTATCGAGTAAAAAGCAAGGGCCCTGATGCACTTGATATTTCATATGCTACCAAGTTTCTGAACATCACCTCACTATTTGAATCTAAACTAATTGTGGGCAGGTGAAATGCAGCCTTCTCTTTGTCGAAAGCAACGGTTGAGATGTTACCCTTTGTAGGGATGAAGGAAACACCATATTTTGAGAGCTGGGTGACCGAAGGAATTGTGATCTCTTCTACCAGTGGTGGCTTGTTCGTGCTTGTGCTGGAGTCCTCATTTTCACGGTCATCAggatttttgagtttggataGGATTGTCCTAGACAATTTCAACTTGATCGCCACGGCTGAATTAGCTGATGAAATGTTCTTGAGCAAACGTACTGGGGTTATCTTTAGTTGTGAAACCATATTCCAAGTCACGGTGAGGAGTTGTTTCACGTAACTTGAATCTACCCCAGATCGTTCTTCTTCTTGCTGATTATCGCTTACGATCTGATCTGCAACTTCTTCAAGTACTATCTCGATCGGTCCTTCCACTTTGGGCACGATAATGTCATACAAGAAGTCTAGCAAGTGGGAATGCTCCAAGACTTTCGTAGTCTTTGGCACCTCGATCATCTTGAAAGGAGAGAGCTCTTTAGCTAATCCTATAACCATGGACAGCAGCATTTCATCAGCTAATTCAGCCGACATGTATTGAAACTCTAGCACCTTTCTCAATATAAATTGTGGAACTTGATTCTCGAGCATCACCATATCTCTGAGAATAACATGATGAGCCGATTTCCTCTTCGAATAATCAAGCAAATGAGACATTCCTGACGGGGCCCTCGATAACATCTTAGTTTCTCTGACagaataaatttgaagaaactCAAGCAAGAACGAAACATCCAAAGCCATCATCCACGCTAGCGTCTCAGCATTAAAATCCAAGTACTTGTGGTAGCATGCCCTAATCTGTGGTTCAAGCTTTATCAACTGCTCGACAAGATTTTCAAATCTGTGGCTTTGAAGTTGGTTCTGCAGTTTCTTGGCTGCTGACAGCTTATACCTCTCCATCTCGTGAAGACCAGCACGCCGGTAATGGTAAGGGCCTAGTGAAAGTTGTTGTGGAGTATAAGAGTCGGGATCGGAAGACATTAAGGTCTTGGGGACAGTAAAAATGCACACCGGGCTTTCATCACCATCCTCTTCAAGCTCTTTCTCGAGTGCTCGTCCGATGTTAATGACCCATTGATACTCGTCGAAATACGAATTCGAACAAGTGCATGGCATGATGGGCTGGTGGGAAGACATGTCTGTCGATGTTGTGATATACAGGGAACGACCGCCTAGGTTTTTATACGGTTTATGAGCACACCGCCACTGATTTTTTGCTTATCACGATGCCCATGCAAGTTCCTTTGAATTTTCATAGAAGATGAGTGTCAAAGGGAAATTCTCACATCCACGTTGGCTTTGAAAGTCAAGATTGCCTCAATTTCTGTTGACAATCAACCACGACGGCAGCACGCAATGGGTTTATCTGTGGTACACAGATATATTCCATTCCTCTTctcttaatgattttatattaattaaaattaaactcctTTTGTATTATAAGGCTGGTGCCCTGGCAGGAAAAACCCTAAATGAAAATACACGAATTGAATAATCAAGGGAAAATAAGATAATCTCAGCGATGCAGGGACTTCACTGCTAAGAAAACAAGAGTAAAGGGATGAACTTACATCAAGAAAATATCAAGAGTGAAGGACGGGTCACACGTacgaattgtttttttttttttttttttaattctggcCACAGTCAACGCAAGCATGATCAAGCCCACATGGTGTATTTCTCTCCACAAGCTCCATCTTCATGAAAGTTCCTAGTAACAACAGGGAAAGGGCtgtactatttatatttttcactcttctggggtcaaaattaattacttactgcttcctcctcctcctcctcttctagGATAAggtttcttttacttttaaCAACACATGCTAATTATTCGAATGactcttctttatttattttattccagGATAAGATTTCCTTGACTTTCCACAGCACAATACTAGGATTATTTAGAATGAAGATTCtaatttacttccttttttttattgttcataatTCCTGGCACACTTTATTTGTCTCATCTAGGGCAAATGAACTCGTTTTGATActatcaaactttaaaattgatataCTAAAAACTATAACAAGGCAGATGCAAGTGGTATAAagttcatataaaattattttttaaaatcccattaaattctcaaattaaactaatttttttaatataatattaaaattttaataatcaaataaattcgGGTGTAGACTAGTCACTTAAATGATGATCATTAAAAACTTGATAAGGGTTgaatgaataattatttaatttaatgtttgtatatccaataattcttttaatagaataaaattCGAGTctcattgaattttatttttcttaaagatATAATTATGTACGGAGAGTAATTTTCTATTGCATAGCTCAAGACTTGAAGACCTAGAAAAAagattgttgaatatatatatatatatatatatagataaacaAGCAAGTAGTTTCCTATTCATGAATTTGTCACATATAGCAATTATTCTCTTCACCTCCTCTTCATGAATTTGTAAATTCGTGTCGTTTCAACAATCACCAAGTACGTAGTTTCCTGTTTATAGATTCAAAGTAAGTTCCTGGTATCCAAACACTTCTATAATTGAGACAGATTAATTTACTGGATCACTGCATACGCATGcaaaaatttgtgttttaacACGCAAACGAGGAAAATCATAAAGCATTATTTATTGACTTAATTTGTGCTCTACATTATTgtttcagctcatttttcatcCTTGATTTTTCAATACTTTACCTAGCAACTTAAATAATGATCATTAAATACTTGACAAGGATAATAGAATTATTTAACTTAATGATAGtccaatatttcttttaataaaataaattttgattctcattaaatgttatttttttttaattctttgagacaaattaataaatatgatgTATGATTGGTTCTATAGTCATGGttacatatatgttttttttatgcaatatcCTTAATAGAAAGCATAAGAACATTCGCagaattaacttatttttttgataaacaaGTAATTGATGGAATTATCAATAAAGTTGGTTTTATGAGTTTCATTACAGGAGAAGgcataaaatatataagaggTGGTAACgtttctttttatgttatattatatttattttatgtattaatctttttattaatttcttcatttattttttcttctttgtaatttttttctattactaTTGGAAAGAGTCCCTTTAAATTGAAACTTGATTTTGTaacaaattcattaattaagttCAAGAAATAACCCATTTTTgttgcaaataattttttattattttctattaaatgTATCCgttttttgttcaaattcttGATAATTAGAAATAAGAAGGATAtataagataaattttatttattcaaagtatctctatgtaatttttttatggaaattttgtttatgattgaggatgaaatttttttttgactttttcATGATAGAGCCCActcaaaaaaagataatatattttaggtaattattcttttttaatttcatcattacacaatctagtttttttctaagtatattaaaaaacaaaaccatttaTCTAGAATTTCTACTCTATTTATAAACTTGTTacttaggtttttctttttttatttattgttataattCCAATTATATACAATTTATCataagagagttttttttttgtgaacagagacatctttttttgtattattttcaaaaaaattgataaactaGGTGGATACATAAATgatattctttcttttccatcACTTcgacatgaagaaaaaaaatattgtaacatTTCCTTTCTTACAATATTCttaaattgattgttttatatatatatatcagctgCATACTCTATCCTTAATGATTCCTGTGAGCAAGCTATgaaaatgctttttatttatttatttattgttttttttttataaaccaaGCAATTACAAGCGGATATTTACaaacaataaacaatataatattgtaaaaataaaaattatataatttttgtttttatatttaaattttattttatttttttaggactCTACGGACTAAGTTATAATTATGTACTGGGAGAACGTTTCTATTGCATAGCTCAAGACTTGAAGACCTAGAAAAAagattgttgaatatatatagataaacaAGCAGGTCATATATAGCAATTATTCTCTTCATCTCCTCTTCATGAATTTGTAAATTCGTGTCGTTTCAACAATCACCAAGCAGTTTCCTGTTTATAGATTCAAAGTAAGTTCCTGGTATCCAAACACTTCTATAATTGAGTCAGATTAACTGGATGACTGCACACGCATGcaaaaatttgtgttttaacACTCAAACGAGGAAAACCATGAAGCATTATTTATTGACTTATTTTGTGCTCTGCATTATTGTTTCAGCTCATTAATTTTTCATCCTcgatttttcaaatatttctaaaacaaatacAGAATTTTTTCTCTAATTCTTCAAAACCTAACCATTTTCTATACTGTTTATATTCTtagtatttttgtatattttatttttattttgggacTTTATATTTATGCATTGTCTGTGGTTGTGttagttctctctctctctctctttttcctcgtgaaaatcaatttttgtagCTGaagatttcaaattcaaaattgctcaatttaatgtaattttatttccaaaattaatgaaaattagCTTTTATGCATGAGTTCTAAAtttgaaataacttttttaaattgccACTAAATTTGGTTTTATGAGTAAAGTTAgaaggtgtttgagagtgtgataacaattattttttaaagtgtttttcgctcataaatgtatcaaaataatatttttattttaacaaattatttttaacatcagcacattaaaataatataaaaacataaaaaaatattaatttaaagtaaagaaaagaattaaataaatttaaattttttctcaaaatgcttttgaaacacaaaaataaataaagatagatTTCTCTCATGACACAACTCGAAACTCAAAAACTTATTTctcatataattttgattttgattttaattttgattttgatattcatATTTGGAGCAATTTAATTCTCTTCAATGTGAAAATTCCTCTTCGAATCTTTtatcttatttgttttgtttgacaAATATACATGATTTGTGTGCTTGTATTTACTCATCAATGTTTTGCCTgcaattattttctttagatCTTATTGTTTGTCATTTGTGTGTGttctgttgtttttgtttctttgcgttaatattttcaatttacaaACATCCATGATTTGTGTGCAACAGTGCTTGTATTCCATGCACGCACGCGtgtgtaatcaaataaaaaactcaaagagATGGTGAAGACAGATGATGGTGGTTTGAATGTGTGTTCAAATGATTGAGTCATGAAGTGAAACCGACTCTGTTGTGATAATTTAAAGCTTTCTATATGTTTGGTATTATATTGTGTGTGTCATAACTCTAAgagttttcttcaaaattatcttctttttttttttaattttaaaaaaccggCAATGTGATAAGAGCAATTTGATAAGAAGGATTTTAAATACATGGAGAAaccaagctgaaattttaaacaaaattgagaGTTTAATTATACTCTATTGTacctgaaattgaaaggaaatgCAAATTCgaggttaaattaaatgattatcggatgaatttgtataaaaattaagtctgaggatttaattaaacttttaattggccaatttgatttaatcatgaacccaattaaaggtttaattaaattttagaattaatttgagtcaaattaaaagaattaattaaatacaaggacttaattagacttttaatgagtgaaattaatttattatgaacttaattggtgaaaaactAAGTTTAaaagcttaattgagaagattgaaattaaaCTTAAGGACTTATTTGTTAAATATACCCTTAAGGTACTTTTAATGCCTTTGATATTAGGCTAAAGACATGTTTGATAAACACGTCTTAAGTCATTTctcttggattttattttatctttatttgtgTGTATAGCCAAACagacctttaaaaataaaaaaaaaacctgaaaaaattcaaggactattctaaaaatatttgtggGCCTGTAAGATatgaatctaatattaaaaatacttgattttcctcaatttgttttttcaatatcctaaaaactaaaaaaaaatgtttcttatTCTAGAAAACACGAAAAT is part of the Populus nigra chromosome 8, ddPopNigr1.1, whole genome shotgun sequence genome and harbors:
- the LOC133701512 gene encoding putative UPF0481 protein At3g02645; protein product: MSSHQPIMPCTCSNSYFDEYQWVINIGRALEKELEEDGDESPVCIFTVPKTLMSSDPDSYTPQQLSLGPYHYRRAGLHEMERYKLSAAKKLQNQLQSHRFENLVEQLIKLEPQIRACYHKYLDFNAETLAWMMALDVSFLLEFLQIYSVRETKMLSRAPSGMSHLLDYSKRKSAHHVILRDMVMLENQVPQFILRKVLEFQYMSAELADEMLLSMVIGLAKELSPFKMIEVPKTTKVLEHSHLLDFLYDIIVPKVEGPIEIVLEEVADQIVSDNQQEEERSGVDSSYVKQLLTVTWNMVSQLKITPVRLLKNISSANSAVAIKLKLSRTILSKLKNPDDRENEDSSTSTNKPPLVEEITIPSVTQLSKYGVSFIPTKGNISTVAFDKEKAAFHLPTISLDSNSEVMFRNLVAYEISSASGPLLFTRYIELMNGIVDTEEDARLLRESGIILNRLKSDEEVANMLNGMSNCKCIRLTKAPFLDKVIEDVNKYYDSLWMVRMKRFMKRSVFSSWQYLTMLAAILLFLLMAMEVFCSFYQCARIFHVDILNTTSS